The following are from one region of the Longimicrobium sp. genome:
- a CDS encoding ATP-binding protein, with protein MANPFRDLFFPGGRPDELVEALVPRRTFADVVLPPATRRALDNALVQIQKHDVIFGEWGLGERHATGLALAFNFAGPPGTGKTICAEAVAHALGKRLLVVRHAELESQWAGATAKNVAAVFLSAREQDAVLFFDEADAIAGRRFTSVDQGYQREANAVVNVLLRELEEFPGVVIFATNLAANFDPAFERRIRTHILFEMPGAEERERIWRAQIHARKTPLADDVDFQALANLYPASGGDIKNAVLKGAQMAIGEPGPDTEKKIAQRHFAEAMQEVVAAKRVMEQSLFSDPAMAAMAGSALTASDGVRDEVDALAVRLVEVEDAVVPVSESLRRVEASQAETRRRLDEVHAALAAQRESTEESLRQTGVVLGGRLRTLFWVSGSALAAAVAALAAALW; from the coding sequence ATGGCCAACCCCTTCCGCGATCTCTTCTTCCCCGGCGGCCGTCCCGACGAGCTGGTGGAAGCGCTCGTCCCGCGGCGCACGTTCGCGGACGTGGTGCTGCCGCCGGCTACCCGGCGCGCGCTGGACAACGCGCTCGTGCAGATCCAGAAGCACGACGTGATCTTTGGCGAATGGGGGCTGGGAGAGCGGCACGCTACGGGGCTGGCGCTGGCCTTCAACTTCGCCGGGCCGCCGGGGACGGGAAAGACGATATGCGCGGAGGCGGTGGCGCACGCGCTCGGGAAGCGCCTCCTCGTGGTGCGCCACGCCGAGCTGGAGAGCCAGTGGGCCGGCGCCACGGCCAAGAACGTCGCCGCGGTGTTCCTTTCCGCGCGCGAGCAGGACGCGGTGCTCTTCTTCGACGAGGCGGATGCCATCGCGGGACGCCGCTTCACCTCGGTGGACCAGGGCTACCAGCGCGAGGCCAACGCTGTCGTCAACGTCCTGCTGCGCGAGCTGGAGGAGTTTCCCGGCGTGGTGATCTTTGCCACCAACCTCGCGGCCAACTTCGATCCCGCGTTCGAGCGGCGCATCCGCACGCACATCCTCTTCGAGATGCCAGGGGCGGAGGAGCGCGAGCGGATCTGGCGCGCGCAGATCCACGCCCGCAAGACGCCGCTGGCAGACGACGTGGACTTCCAGGCGCTCGCCAACCTGTACCCCGCCAGCGGCGGCGACATCAAGAACGCCGTCCTCAAGGGCGCGCAGATGGCCATTGGCGAGCCGGGCCCCGACACGGAGAAGAAGATCGCCCAGCGCCACTTCGCGGAGGCGATGCAGGAGGTGGTCGCGGCCAAGCGCGTCATGGAGCAGTCGCTCTTCTCCGACCCCGCCATGGCCGCGATGGCCGGCAGCGCCCTCACCGCATCGGACGGCGTGCGCGACGAGGTAGACGCGCTGGCGGTGCGCCTGGTGGAGGTGGAGGACGCCGTCGTCCCGGTGAGCGAGTCGCTGCGCCGCGTGGAGGCGTCGCAGGCCGAAACGCGCCGCCGCCTGGACGAGGTGCACGCCGCCCTGGCCGCCCAGCGCGAGTCCACCGAGGAGTCACTCCGGCAGACGGGAGTCGTCCTCGGCGGGCGGCTGCGCACCCTCTTCTGGGTCTCCGGCAGCGCCCTCGCCGCCGCCGTCGCCGCGCTTGCGGCCGCGCTCTGGTAG
- a CDS encoding N-acetylmuramoyl-L-alanine amidase: MKIVNHRLVKDDGTPYPFVSSPNVGKKVDPRYLVIHYTAGRNARESISFLATLKAKASAHIVIGRDGAITQMVPFDRAAWHAGKSKWQGLVGLNAYSLGIELDNAGWMKRGANGKWISCFGGAYPDAEVREAQHKNEETPRGWHEYAPKQLDAALELSRLLVRTYGIKDVVGHEDISPGRKQDPGPCFPMASFRKKVMGGGDEEPATFTTTEELNLRGGPGAQHPLVEALPMGTRVEVVEENGSWRRVVVQDSVHGRNELRGWVHGRYLAPSEEQRDVLINREELNLREGPGAQQPLVATLPAGTRLEVREESDAWRRVDVLDSIGGRDGLRGWVHGRYLARPGDLPSMDAT, encoded by the coding sequence ATGAAGATCGTCAACCACCGTCTGGTCAAAGACGACGGCACACCTTACCCGTTCGTCAGCTCGCCGAACGTGGGCAAGAAGGTGGACCCGCGGTATCTGGTGATCCACTACACGGCGGGGCGCAACGCGCGCGAGTCGATCAGTTTCCTGGCGACGCTGAAGGCGAAGGCGTCGGCGCACATCGTGATCGGGCGGGATGGGGCGATCACGCAGATGGTGCCGTTCGATCGCGCGGCCTGGCATGCGGGGAAGAGCAAGTGGCAGGGGCTCGTGGGGCTGAACGCCTACTCGCTGGGGATCGAGCTGGACAACGCCGGGTGGATGAAGCGCGGGGCCAACGGAAAGTGGATCTCCTGCTTCGGCGGCGCGTACCCGGATGCGGAAGTGCGCGAGGCGCAGCACAAGAACGAGGAGACGCCGCGCGGCTGGCACGAGTACGCGCCGAAGCAGCTCGACGCCGCGCTGGAGCTGTCCAGGCTCCTCGTGCGCACCTACGGCATCAAGGACGTGGTCGGCCACGAAGACATCTCCCCCGGCCGCAAGCAGGACCCGGGGCCGTGCTTCCCGATGGCATCCTTTCGCAAGAAGGTGATGGGCGGGGGCGATGAAGAGCCCGCCACCTTCACCACCACCGAGGAGCTCAACCTCCGCGGCGGCCCCGGCGCGCAGCATCCGCTCGTCGAGGCGCTCCCGATGGGGACGCGCGTGGAAGTCGTCGAGGAAAACGGGAGCTGGCGCCGCGTCGTCGTGCAGGACAGCGTCCACGGGCGAAACGAGCTGCGCGGCTGGGTGCACGGCCGCTACCTGGCGCCGTCCGAAGAGCAGCGGGACGTTTTGATCAACCGCGAAGAGCTGAACCTGCGCGAGGGCCCCGGCGCACAGCAGCCGCTCGTCGCCACGCTGCCGGCCGGGACGCGCCTGGAGGTGCGGGAGGAAAGCGACGCCTGGCGCCGGGTGGACGTGCTGGACAGCATCGGGGGCCGCGACGGGCTGCGCGGCTGGGTGCACGGACGCTACCTGGCGCGCCCCGGCGATCTCCCGTCGATGGACGCGACCTGA
- a CDS encoding transposase: MPYYPDQHHRRSIRLRDYDYSMPGAYFVTICVEGRRCLFGQIHDATLIPNDAGHMVHYWCDEVANRFNGVRVGERVIMPNHLHAILYLGTDAVDCVGADLRVCPPSPPPRCPPDARQNPLPHPGTCADAAEGAHAGAPLPRVVQWFKTMTTNAYIRGARDHGWARFDGRLWQRNYYERVLRDDDRLARARRYVAENPVRWRDDPER, encoded by the coding sequence ATGCCCTACTACCCCGACCAGCACCACCGCCGCTCCATACGCCTGCGCGACTATGACTACAGCATGCCCGGCGCCTACTTCGTCACCATCTGCGTCGAAGGGCGGCGGTGTCTCTTCGGCCAGATCCACGACGCCACGCTGATCCCGAATGACGCGGGGCACATGGTTCATTACTGGTGCGACGAGGTGGCGAACCGCTTCAACGGCGTACGCGTGGGAGAACGCGTGATCATGCCGAATCACCTCCACGCGATTCTGTATCTCGGCACCGATGCGGTGGATTGCGTAGGGGCAGACCTGCGTGTCTGCCCACCCTCTCCCCCGCCCCGATGTCCGCCTGACGCACGACAAAATCCGTTGCCACACCCAGGCACCTGTGCGGACGCGGCGGAGGGCGCACACGCAGGTGCGCCCCTACCAAGGGTCGTGCAATGGTTCAAGACGATGACGACGAACGCGTACATACGCGGGGCGCGGGACCACGGGTGGGCGCGGTTCGATGGGCGGCTGTGGCAGCGCAACTACTACGAACGGGTGCTGCGGGACGACGATCGGCTGGCGCGGGCGAGGAGGTATGTGGCGGAGAACCCGGTGCGGTGGAGGGATGACCCGGAGCGGTGA
- the cphA gene encoding cyanophycin synthetase codes for MAEAQLQAAAVDPDQLRVSRLRAVRGPNFWRLAPVIACDVRLGTLEDVPSSQFPGFAERLVAALPTLREHPCSRGTEGGFVARLEEGTHLPHILEHVSLELQTLAGSDVSFGRVVASGDEGVWWLIVEYEEEDVGLQSVREAVRLVKACMTGEEIDVEEMIEDLHDLLESVRLGPSTAAIVEEARRRGIPVRRLNSYSLVQLGLGKNLRRVQAAMSDYTSAIAVEIAQDKDDTRRVLGNIGLPVPQGGIASSVERAIELAEEIGYPLILKPLDASHGRGISGRLDDHDGLRRAWEANKDMGRRMVIERFVTGRDHRVLVVDGRVAAVAERVPAHVIGDGASTVRELIRKANEDPRRGRGHTKVLTHLPDDRQTDAFLEKSGLSVEHVPAEGEQVLLRATANLSTGGTSVDRTDEMHPDNVTACEMAAGIVGLDIAGIDVLSPDISVPFRENGAVIIEVNAAPGLRMHSHPSEGTPRNVGAPIIDMLYPPGTPFTIPVIAITGTNGKTTTTRLTAHLFRQTGKTVGFTTTDGVYLQNRQVMEGDMTGPFSANIILSNPTVEVAVLETARGGLLRAGLGFDEADVGVVLNVSADHLGLRGIHTVEQLAEVKAVIAAVVKREGHAVLNADEPLVYAMRDKTGADIVLFSTQQPGENRQFEDHITRGGIGVRIEDSEFVIRRGRLRIPIARITEVPLMVGGAARFQQGNILAAIATAYVQGVRYDTIRAGLLSFFPSPSMTPGRLNIIRVGEARVLVDYAHNAAALEGLMEMVANIPARRRIGLITAPGDRRDEDIRAVGRICAGLDLAVVKEDENPRGRGNLEITGLIVDGLREGGMTPDRIEQIVDEMEALEHGLEMLEKDDLMVVLADDVPGVLAAVQARVGEPAAA; via the coding sequence ATGGCTGAAGCCCAACTCCAGGCCGCGGCCGTGGACCCGGACCAGCTCCGCGTCTCGCGGCTGCGCGCCGTTCGCGGCCCCAACTTCTGGCGCCTCGCCCCCGTCATCGCGTGCGACGTGCGGCTGGGGACGCTGGAAGACGTACCCTCCAGCCAGTTCCCCGGCTTCGCCGAGCGGCTGGTGGCGGCCCTCCCCACGCTGCGCGAGCACCCGTGCTCCCGCGGCACCGAGGGCGGCTTCGTGGCGCGCCTGGAAGAGGGGACCCACCTCCCCCACATCCTGGAGCACGTGTCGCTCGAGCTGCAGACGCTCGCCGGCTCCGACGTGTCGTTCGGGCGCGTGGTGGCGTCGGGCGACGAGGGGGTGTGGTGGCTGATCGTGGAGTACGAGGAGGAGGACGTGGGGCTGCAGTCCGTGCGCGAGGCCGTGCGGCTGGTGAAGGCGTGCATGACCGGCGAGGAGATCGACGTCGAGGAGATGATCGAGGACCTCCACGACCTGCTGGAGAGCGTCCGCCTGGGGCCCTCCACGGCGGCAATCGTGGAGGAGGCGCGCCGGCGCGGCATCCCCGTGCGGCGCCTCAACTCGTACTCGCTGGTGCAGCTGGGGCTGGGGAAGAACCTGCGCCGCGTGCAGGCCGCCATGTCGGACTACACCAGCGCCATCGCGGTTGAGATCGCGCAGGACAAGGACGACACGCGGCGCGTGCTGGGCAACATCGGCCTTCCCGTGCCGCAGGGCGGGATCGCGAGTAGCGTGGAGCGCGCCATCGAGCTTGCGGAGGAGATCGGCTATCCGCTCATCCTCAAGCCGCTTGACGCGTCGCACGGCCGCGGCATCAGCGGGCGGCTGGACGACCACGATGGGCTGCGCCGCGCCTGGGAGGCCAACAAGGACATGGGGCGCAGGATGGTGATCGAGCGCTTCGTGACCGGCCGCGACCACCGCGTGCTGGTGGTGGACGGCAGGGTGGCGGCGGTGGCCGAGCGCGTCCCCGCCCACGTGATCGGCGACGGCGCCAGCACGGTGCGCGAGCTGATCCGCAAGGCCAACGAGGACCCGCGCCGCGGCCGCGGGCACACCAAGGTCCTCACCCACCTGCCGGACGACCGGCAGACGGACGCCTTCCTGGAGAAGAGCGGGCTGAGCGTGGAGCACGTGCCGGCCGAGGGAGAGCAGGTGCTGCTGCGCGCCACGGCCAACCTCTCCACCGGCGGCACCTCGGTGGACCGGACGGACGAGATGCACCCCGACAACGTGACGGCGTGCGAGATGGCCGCGGGGATCGTCGGGCTGGACATCGCGGGGATCGACGTGCTCTCGCCGGACATCTCGGTGCCGTTCCGCGAGAACGGGGCGGTGATCATCGAGGTCAACGCCGCGCCGGGGCTGCGCATGCACTCGCACCCCAGCGAGGGAACGCCGCGCAACGTGGGCGCGCCCATCATCGACATGCTGTACCCGCCGGGCACGCCGTTCACCATCCCCGTGATCGCCATCACCGGCACGAACGGAAAGACGACGACCACGCGCCTCACCGCGCACCTCTTCCGCCAGACGGGGAAGACGGTCGGCTTCACGACGACGGACGGTGTCTACCTGCAGAACCGGCAGGTGATGGAGGGGGACATGACGGGCCCCTTCTCGGCCAACATCATCCTCAGCAACCCCACCGTGGAGGTGGCGGTGCTGGAGACGGCGCGCGGCGGGCTGCTGCGCGCGGGGCTGGGCTTCGACGAGGCGGACGTGGGCGTGGTCCTCAACGTCTCGGCCGACCACCTGGGGCTGCGCGGCATCCACACCGTGGAGCAGCTCGCCGAGGTGAAGGCGGTGATCGCGGCGGTGGTGAAGCGCGAGGGACACGCCGTGCTCAACGCGGACGAGCCGCTCGTCTACGCCATGCGCGACAAGACGGGGGCGGACATCGTCCTCTTCTCCACGCAGCAGCCGGGGGAGAACCGGCAGTTCGAGGACCACATCACGCGCGGCGGGATCGGGGTGCGGATCGAGGACAGCGAGTTCGTGATCCGGCGCGGGCGGCTGCGCATCCCCATCGCGCGCATCACCGAGGTTCCGCTGATGGTGGGCGGGGCCGCGCGCTTCCAGCAGGGCAACATCCTGGCGGCCATCGCCACGGCGTACGTGCAGGGGGTGCGGTACGACACGATCCGCGCGGGGCTGCTGTCGTTCTTCCCATCGCCGTCCATGACGCCGGGCCGGCTCAACATCATCCGCGTGGGCGAGGCGCGCGTGCTGGTGGACTACGCGCACAACGCCGCGGCGCTCGAAGGGCTGATGGAGATGGTGGCCAACATCCCGGCCCGCCGCCGCATCGGCCTGATCACCGCCCCCGGCGACCGCCGCGACGAGGACATCCGCGCCGTGGGCCGCATCTGCGCCGGCCTGGACCTGGCGGTGGTCAAGGAAGACGAGAATCCGCGCGGCCGCGGCAACCTGGAGATCACCGGCCTCATCGTCGACGGCCTGCGCGAGGGCGGCATGACCCCCGACCGCATCGAGCAGATCGTGGACGAGATGGAGGCCCTGGAGCACGGCCTGGAGATGCTGGAGAAAGACGACCTGATGGTGGTTCTGGCCGACGACGTGCCGGGCGTGCTGGCGGCGGTGCAGGCCCGGGTCGGCGAGCCGGCGGCGGCGTGA
- a CDS encoding cyanophycinase — protein MSVEVSEDNESSQPEIPTRRRTDRHTGVLVLIGGACDPEGAAFKSFIDLCRSRPGGGSKIVGLTTASHEPVESANDWIQAFATAGVRDVAIPIVDSRDRAQDRTVARMISEADGVFLGGGDQVHLVTTLAGSRVGHAINDLYGCGGVICGTSAGAAALTETILAGGEPDEYGQMQQLHLGPGFGLLGFRAVIDTHFTQRRRLQRLFMVIARNAELMGLGIDEDTGIIIRGHLGEVVGRGSVTFVDGRGVRFDNADQCMEGVPLTLSYLRVGIVGAGYTFNLRERELETLLEARTANTATEVLRGDGAAG, from the coding sequence ATGTCGGTTGAAGTTTCGGAAGACAACGAGAGCTCGCAGCCGGAGATCCCCACCCGCCGGCGCACGGACCGCCACACGGGCGTCCTGGTGCTCATCGGCGGCGCGTGCGATCCCGAGGGAGCGGCGTTCAAGTCGTTCATCGACCTGTGCCGCTCGCGTCCGGGTGGCGGAAGCAAGATCGTCGGCCTCACCACCGCCTCGCACGAGCCGGTGGAGTCTGCCAACGACTGGATACAGGCCTTCGCCACCGCCGGCGTGCGGGACGTGGCCATCCCCATCGTCGACTCCCGCGACCGCGCGCAGGACCGCACCGTCGCGCGCATGATCTCCGAGGCCGACGGCGTCTTCCTGGGCGGCGGCGACCAGGTGCACCTGGTGACGACGCTGGCCGGCTCGCGCGTGGGCCACGCCATCAACGACCTGTACGGGTGCGGCGGCGTCATCTGCGGCACCAGCGCCGGCGCCGCCGCCCTCACCGAGACCATCCTCGCCGGCGGCGAGCCGGACGAGTACGGCCAGATGCAGCAGCTTCACCTGGGCCCCGGCTTCGGGCTGCTGGGCTTCCGCGCCGTCATCGACACGCACTTCACGCAGCGCCGACGCCTGCAGCGCCTCTTCATGGTCATCGCCCGCAACGCCGAGCTCATGGGCCTGGGCATCGACGAGGACACCGGCATCATCATCCGCGGCCACCTGGGCGAAGTCGTCGGCCGCGGCTCCGTGACCTTCGTCGACGGCCGCGGCGTCCGCTTCGACAACGCCGACCAGTGCATGGAGGGCGTCCCCCTCACCCTCAGCTACCTGCGCGTTGGCATCGTCGGCGCCGGCTACACCTTCAACCTCCGCGAGCGCGAGCTGGAAACCCTCCTCGAGGCCCGCACCGCCAACACCGCCACCGAGGTGCTGCGGGGGGACGGGGCGGCGGGGTAG